In Toxoplasma gondii ME49 chromosome X, whole genome shotgun sequence, a single genomic region encodes these proteins:
- a CDS encoding hypothetical protein (encoded by transcript TGME49_234460) translates to MESIVSEVAQKTVLILVDEFISQGDEAPLDRTVEILQIALLSCEAKKSAAKCLSAGPGGSGSSEAAPLLSDGQPVDGLTRTREALANSASRSSSAGQAEVGSSRRTQGQVLGGGVHFAAPRVLVPPENLKNPSSFLKIYGDPLCFAGSRNLVAGCRGNWKCAKCGTVNFPRRFRCKQCDKERDEEGHRIVLEYAKTVYQQYLAAGLWPVWYAADRGGPLDARSLTPTGLTVRTTQLYKLRWLPTWSTGRDYCNVTSFEMFCSWTLAVPRVLYENKTIIGD, encoded by the exons ATGGAGAGCATTGTGTCGGAGGTCGCACAAAAGACCGTCCTCATTCTCGTTGACGAGTTCATTTCCCAGGGGGATGAGGCGCCTCTCGATCGAACGGTCGAAATTCTGCAGATCGCGCTTCTGTCGtgcgaagcgaagaagtcGGCCGCCAAATGTCTGAGCGCCGGTCCCGGCGGATCAGGTTCATCTGAGgcagctcctcttctctccgacgGGCAACCAGTGGACGGTCTCACGAGGACACGAGAGGCTCTAGCGAACTCTGCGTCGAGAAGTAGCTCTGCTGGACAAGCAGAAGTAGGGAGTTCCCGGCGCACGCAGGGACAGGTGCTCGGAGGTGGAGTGCACTTTGCTGCACCCCGTGTTCTGGTCCCTCCTGAAAACTTGAAAAACCCCTCGTCGTTCTTGAAAATATACGGGGACCCCCTCTGCTTTGCCGGATCGCGCAACCTGGTTGCTGGTTGTCGAGGAAACTGGAAATGCGCCAAGTGCGGCACCGTCAACTTCCCTCGGAGGTTCCGCTGTAAGCAGTGCGACAAGGAACGGGACGAGGAAGGTCACCGCATCGTTCTCGAATATGCAAAGACCGTTTATCAGCAGTATCTGGCAGCAGGCTTGTGGCCT GTTTGGTATGCTGCGGATCGCGGGGGCCCCCTTGACGCTCGAAGCCTGACGCCAACGGGCCTCACTGTGCGGACAACACAGCTGTACAAGCTTCGTTGGCTGCCGACATGGTCGACCGGGCGGGACTACTGTAATGTAACGTCGTTTGAGATGTTCTGTTCTTGGACGTTGGCCGTGCCACGCGTGTTGTACGAGAACAAAACTATCATTGGCGATTAG
- the RPS15A gene encoding ribosomal protein RPS15A (encoded by transcript TGME49_234450~Predicted trans-membrane domain (TMHMM2.0):80-100), producing MSVRLHDSGSFLFSRHFHSRVDECMLHSACMTRMSRMSREWQLACERATGGGEGGEFMPKGPSRTLKDECWKTVFRGNKNWHLLLICFSSFVFSLLLRVAKMVRMNVLADCLKTLVNAEKRGRRQVLIRPSSKVIIKFLQCMQRRGYIGDFEIVDDHRAGKIVIELLGRINKCGVISPRFDIQVDKIEQFCSNLLPSRQFGHLVLTTAYGIMDHEEARRKHTGGKILGYFF from the exons ATGTCAGTGAGGCTGCACGATAGCGggtcgtttctcttttctcggcaTTTTCACTCGCGCGTCGACGAGTGTATGCTgcacagcgcatgcatgaCGCGCATGTCGCGCATGTCGCGAGAGTGGCAGCTTGCCTGCGAAAGGGCGACCGGCGGCGGGGAAGGTGGCGAATTTATGCCGAAGGGGCCAAGTCGGACCCTGAAAGACGAGTGCTGGAAGACCGTTTTCCGTGGAAACAAGAACTGGCATCTGCTGTTaatctgcttctcctctttcgtgttttccctccttcttcgtgtgGCCAAG ATGGTGCGCATGAATGTTCTAGCAGATTGCCTGAAGACCCTCGTCAACGCTGAGAAGCGTGGACGCAGGCAGGTCCTCATTCGTCCATCGTCTAAGGTCATCATCAAGTTcctgcagtgcatgcagaggagaggaTACATCGGTGACTTCGAGATCGTGGATGACCACCGTGCGGGCAAGATCGTCATCGAGCTCCTTGGCAGAATCAACAAGTGTGGTGTTATCTCCCCCAG ATTCGACATCCAAGTCGACAAGATTGAGCAGTTCTGCTCTAACTTGCTCCCGTCCCGACAGTTTGGTCACTTGGTGCTGACGACTGCGTACGGCATCATGGACCACGAGGAGGCACGTCGCAAGCATACTGGAGGGAAGATCTTGGGCTACTTTTTCTAA
- a CDS encoding aminotransferase, putative (encoded by transcript TGME49_234440), which translates to MSGDHRNGSGASESCTRKKIRYMQTKGPPASEQVNLRLGYPAPLELPIKGLRKATAAKMAEDDPEFFMYGVPEGFLEFRESLASFLSEEYGFPVSSDELMAVNGSSGALDLICKVYTQGGDVVFTENPTYFLAYPTFRDYDLKPIEVPMDQDGVNIEAFEELLLKYKPKLFYTIPVAHNPTGRTTSSEKRKRIVELAVKHNFKVVADEVYQLLCFEGVDIPPPFAAFDHNNEHCVISIGSFSKILAPALRLGWLQAHPSLLKPILACGMIESGGCLNPLICGFVQKTIDMGILKENVVATRRALFGRCDRLRASLRKYMPKEASFEEPIGGYFLIVKLPEGIKSLDLLEEANKNHKVSFLPGTSFGKGFDDYIRLSFSYYCGDDLETGVKRIADALNVLMKKQGNAATEEA; encoded by the exons ATGTCGGGGGATCATCGCAATGGATCAGGAGCAAGCGAGTCCTGTACTCGCAAGAAGATCCGTTACATGCAAACGAAAGGACCTCCTGCGTCGGAGCAGGTGAATTTGCGTCTAGGTTACCCTGCGCCTCTCGAGCTCCCCATCAAAGGTCTGAGAAAGGCCACTGCTGCAAAAATGGCAGAAGACGATCCCGAGTTCTTCATGTACGGCGTGCCGGAAGGATTTCTCGAGTTCCGAGAGAGCCTCGCGTCCTTCCTAAGTGAG GAGTATGGATTCCCCGTGTCTTCAGACGAGTTGATGGCCGTGAATGGCTCCTCGGGAGCACTCGACCTGATCTGCAA GGTGTACACCCAAGGGGGTGACGTCGTGTTTACAGAAAACCCGACTTACTTTCTTGCCTATCCGACTTTCCGCGACTATGACCTCAAGCCCATTGAGGTTCCTATGGACCAAGATGGAGTGAACATCGAG GCTTTCGAGGAACTCCTGCTCAAATACAAGCCTAAACTGTTCTACACCATTCCCGTGGCTCACAATCCCACAGGTCGAACGACATCGTCG gagaagagaaagcgaattGTGGAACTGGCAGTAAAGCATAACTTCAAAGTCGTCGCCGACGAGGTATACCAGCTGTTGTGCTTCGAGG GTGTCGACATCCCTCCTCCCTTTGCCGCCTTTGACCACAACAATGAGCACTGCGTTATCTCCATTGGATCCTTCAGCAAGATTCTCGCACCTGCCCTTCGGCTAGGATGGCTCCAG GCGCATCCTTCGCTGCTAAAACCGATCCTCGCCTGTGGGATGATTGAGTCTGGAGGC TGCCTTAACCCACTGATCTGCGGCTTCGTCCAGAAAACCATTGATATGGGCATCTTGAAAGAAAACGTCGTGGCTACTCGGCGCGCTCTCTTCGGAAGATGCGACCGTCTGAGG GCCTCCCTCCGCAAATACATGCCCAAAGAAGCATCGTTCGAAGAACCCATTGGTGGATATTTCTTGATTGTGAAACTCCCAGAA GGAATCAAATCGCTTGACCTTCTGGAGGAAGCAAACAAGAACCACAAAGTGTCATTTTTGCCCGGAACGTCTTTCGGAAAG GGTTTTGATGACTACattcgtctttccttctcgtaCTACTGTGGGGACGACCTTGAGACAGGCGTGAAGCGCATTGCTGATGCTCTGAATGTTCTTATGAAGAAACAGGGTAACGCGGCAACTGAGGAGGCATAA